A region from the Prochlorococcus sp. MIT 0603 genome encodes:
- a CDS encoding HAD family hydrolase: MQEILLRGKPIKKVSGVIFDKDGTLVNREEYLIAIARLRVKEAENIFRDSNYHANDISSLRKMLYNSYGLDQNNINPNGLIAIASERDNLISTATIFSIFGETWANSLKMATNVFEKTLEEISKSTIKSKSGSLLPGFKNLIKDSQIKKIKLAIISNDSNEGIREFLKYNQLENQFLFYWSSDNQPAKPDPNAVIELCKSMGLSPSECALISDADTDMRMAHDAGISLAIGYTAGWKEPPLLYEHDQLISHWNELGFH, encoded by the coding sequence ATGCAAGAGATCCTTCTTAGAGGGAAGCCAATCAAAAAAGTAAGTGGCGTTATCTTCGATAAAGATGGAACATTAGTTAACAGAGAAGAATACTTAATTGCCATAGCTAGATTAAGAGTAAAAGAAGCTGAGAATATATTTAGGGATTCAAATTATCACGCAAATGACATAAGTTCTCTAAGGAAAATGCTATATAATTCATATGGATTAGACCAAAATAATATTAATCCAAATGGTTTAATTGCAATAGCTTCAGAAAGAGATAATTTAATTTCTACTGCAACTATATTTTCAATATTTGGAGAAACATGGGCAAACTCTTTAAAAATGGCAACTAATGTCTTTGAAAAGACATTAGAAGAGATATCAAAATCAACTATTAAAAGCAAAAGTGGTAGCCTTCTCCCAGGATTCAAAAACTTAATCAAAGACTCTCAAATTAAAAAGATCAAGCTAGCCATTATTAGCAATGACTCAAATGAAGGAATAAGAGAGTTTTTAAAATATAATCAACTTGAGAATCAATTTCTTTTTTATTGGAGTTCTGACAATCAACCAGCAAAACCTGATCCAAATGCTGTGATAGAACTATGCAAATCAATGGGTTTAAGCCCATCAGAATGCGCTCTAATTAGTGATGCCGATACAGACATGAGAATGGCACATGATGCAGGCATTTCACTGGCTATTGGATATACAGCTGGCTGGAAGGAGCCACCTTTACTCTATGAACATGATCAACTAATCAGCCATTGGAATGAATTAGGATTCCATTAA
- a CDS encoding MFS transporter, which translates to MLNRIMITELAFPAILVGGGLAFEQLVAPSRVLFGNISDSWPIKGRKRTPYIYLGSAGFCFLAVLSIPIIFLTERSLTQGSLTAIAISVIGLCSLFALYGLAISMATTPYLALIIDLTNEKERPKAVGVIWCMLTIGIVIGAIAISITTKNLDGITDPSLLQPTLQQFMIKVSGIIFAIAILSCWGIEKSEHKAYKTLTSKSKEIGLRDAWSLITSSKQIFIFFSFLIFYTLGLFLQDPILESFGAEVFSLPISKTTLLNAYWGIGTLVGLLIGGLLIIPRIGKYSAAKLGCWMIAYSLGLIILSGVIGNSNLLFGILFIFGIAAGIATNSALSLMLDLTLPQVAGTFVGVWGLAQALSRAMGKLMGGGLLDLGRIFSGQDNPLSAFAFVFTVEIIIVLSSILILNYVNVNKFKKETSAKMETLIMSELE; encoded by the coding sequence ATGCTTAATCGCATAATGATTACTGAACTCGCATTCCCAGCTATTCTTGTGGGAGGTGGGCTAGCTTTTGAACAGTTGGTTGCACCTTCAAGGGTCCTATTTGGAAACATTTCAGATAGCTGGCCAATAAAAGGTCGGAAAAGAACCCCATATATTTATTTAGGCTCAGCAGGTTTCTGTTTTTTAGCTGTTTTATCAATACCCATAATTTTCTTAACTGAAAGATCGTTAACACAGGGTTCGTTAACAGCAATTGCAATAAGTGTGATTGGTCTTTGCTCTCTTTTTGCTTTATATGGGTTAGCAATCTCAATGGCTACAACACCTTATTTGGCTCTAATTATTGATCTGACTAATGAAAAGGAAAGGCCTAAAGCTGTTGGTGTGATTTGGTGCATGCTAACGATTGGAATTGTAATTGGGGCAATAGCGATATCTATTACAACCAAGAACCTTGATGGGATTACAGATCCAAGTTTGCTCCAACCAACACTTCAACAATTTATGATTAAGGTTAGTGGGATTATTTTCGCAATAGCAATACTTTCATGCTGGGGCATAGAAAAAAGTGAACATAAGGCATATAAAACTCTTACTAGTAAAAGCAAAGAGATAGGATTAAGAGATGCATGGTCTCTAATTACTTCAAGCAAACAAATATTTATTTTCTTTAGTTTCTTAATCTTTTATACGTTAGGTCTTTTTCTTCAAGATCCAATTTTAGAAAGCTTCGGTGCTGAAGTATTTAGTTTGCCTATTTCAAAAACTACATTGCTTAATGCCTATTGGGGTATAGGCACATTAGTAGGATTATTAATTGGTGGGTTATTAATAATACCTAGAATAGGTAAATATTCAGCAGCAAAGCTTGGATGCTGGATGATTGCTTATTCTTTAGGACTAATAATACTTAGTGGTGTTATTGGCAATAGTAATTTACTATTTGGCATCTTATTTATATTTGGCATAGCTGCTGGAATAGCAACAAACAGTGCATTATCTTTGATGCTTGATCTTACCCTTCCTCAAGTAGCAGGAACCTTCGTAGGCGTATGGGGTCTAGCACAAGCCTTGTCAAGAGCGATGGGGAAGCTAATGGGAGGTGGACTACTTGATTTAGGTAGAATTTTCAGCGGTCAGGACAATCCTTTATCTGCCTTTGCATTTGTATTCACTGTAGAAATAATTATAGTTTTATCTTCAATATTAATACTTAACTATGTAAATGTTAACAAATTCAAAAAGGAAACTTCTGCTAAAATGGAAACGTTAATAATGTCGGAGCTAGAATGA
- the metK gene encoding methionine adenosyltransferase, translating to MSNFVFTSESVTEGHPDKICDQISDAILDALLEQDPSSRVACETIVNTGLCLITGEVTSKANVDFINLAREVIKEIGYCDAKAGGFDANSCSVLIALDQQSPNIAQGVDNADDHSGNPFDKTGAGDQGIMFGFACDETPELMPLPISLAHRLSRQLAKVRHEKQLGYLLPDGKTQVSVIYENNEPVAIDTIVISTQHTEQVDGISTEEGIRSQISKDLWEFVVKPATKDLSLKPIKDKTRFLVNPTGKFVVGGPQGDAGLTGRKIIVDTYGGYARHGGGAFSGKDPTKVDRSAAYAARFVAKSLVAAKFARRVEVQLSYAIGVANPVSILVETFGTAKLSNEELTDLVIKNFDLRPEAIIEQFNLRKLPMQREGRFYRDIASYGHFGRPDLTLPWEDVLQKSRELNQNHK from the coding sequence TTGAGCAACTTCGTTTTTACTTCCGAGTCAGTTACGGAAGGGCATCCCGACAAAATTTGCGATCAAATTAGCGATGCAATATTAGATGCATTGTTAGAACAAGATCCAAGCAGCAGAGTTGCCTGTGAGACTATCGTCAATACAGGATTATGCTTAATTACTGGGGAAGTTACTTCGAAAGCAAACGTAGATTTTATTAATCTTGCACGAGAAGTGATTAAAGAAATTGGTTATTGCGATGCAAAAGCAGGAGGCTTTGATGCTAATAGCTGCTCTGTTCTTATTGCCCTAGATCAACAATCTCCAAATATCGCTCAAGGTGTTGATAATGCGGATGATCATAGTGGAAACCCTTTTGACAAAACAGGTGCAGGTGATCAAGGGATAATGTTTGGATTTGCCTGTGATGAAACACCTGAACTCATGCCATTACCAATAAGTCTTGCGCATCGTCTGTCTAGGCAACTTGCGAAAGTAAGACATGAAAAGCAATTAGGGTATCTTCTGCCTGATGGAAAAACACAAGTCAGTGTTATTTACGAAAATAATGAACCAGTTGCAATTGATACCATAGTTATTTCAACCCAACACACAGAACAAGTTGATGGGATTTCAACTGAAGAAGGGATAAGAAGCCAAATCAGTAAAGACCTATGGGAATTTGTTGTCAAGCCAGCAACAAAAGACCTTTCCCTAAAACCAATCAAAGATAAAACCCGTTTTCTAGTTAATCCAACTGGAAAGTTTGTAGTCGGTGGTCCGCAAGGAGATGCTGGTCTTACTGGCAGAAAAATTATCGTAGATACATATGGAGGATATGCAAGACATGGAGGTGGTGCTTTTTCAGGGAAAGACCCTACGAAAGTTGATAGATCAGCGGCATATGCAGCAAGATTTGTAGCAAAATCTCTTGTTGCTGCAAAATTTGCTCGTCGTGTAGAAGTACAACTTAGTTATGCCATAGGAGTAGCAAACCCAGTTTCAATTTTGGTAGAAACATTTGGTACTGCAAAGTTATCGAATGAAGAATTAACCGATTTAGTAATAAAGAATTTCGACCTTCGTCCTGAAGCAATTATTGAGCAATTTAATCTGAGGAAACTCCCAATGCAAAGAGAAGGGCGTTTTTATAGAGACATTGCATCATATGGACATTTTGGGAGGCCAGATCTAACTCTGCCATGGGAAGATGTCCTTCAAAAATCGAGAGAATTAAACCAAAATCATAAATAA
- a CDS encoding phycobilisome rod-core linker polypeptide, whose amino-acid sequence MISKNDLENRLSYIYNSGSTSYSKRRLSGSKMKTYIMHCRSKCMPGQQSLFTNNPNSKPREVSKNRMSQIRDAFKLANYVKENNVIGEKSTQNSKDLFTYEQFHPHSDEALLMAIQAVYIQVFGNLRPMESERPKDIERRLRNGDISIREFLRNICKSDFYKKYYLENVNQSKCIELSFMHLLGRPLIDNKEFESNIKLINEEGFERHIDSLIDSLEYQEIFGEDIVPYPRFWNSPCGSTTSIFKKTTSFRIGSASSDNVTY is encoded by the coding sequence ATGATCTCAAAAAATGACCTAGAGAATCGCCTTTCTTATATATATAATTCAGGATCTACTAGTTACAGCAAGAGAAGATTATCAGGGAGCAAAATGAAAACATATATCATGCATTGCAGAAGTAAATGCATGCCTGGCCAACAAAGTCTATTTACAAATAATCCTAATTCTAAACCAAGAGAAGTAAGCAAAAATAGAATGTCGCAGATTAGGGATGCTTTTAAGCTTGCCAATTATGTAAAAGAAAACAATGTAATTGGAGAAAAATCAACCCAAAACTCTAAAGATCTATTTACCTACGAACAATTCCACCCACATAGTGATGAAGCACTTCTTATGGCTATTCAAGCTGTATATATACAAGTCTTTGGCAATTTACGGCCAATGGAAAGTGAGCGGCCAAAAGACATTGAAAGAAGATTGAGGAATGGTGATATCTCAATAAGAGAGTTTCTTAGAAATATATGTAAGTCAGACTTCTATAAAAAGTATTATTTAGAGAACGTTAATCAAAGTAAATGTATAGAGCTTAGTTTTATGCATCTTCTAGGAAGGCCTTTAATTGATAACAAAGAGTTTGAAAGTAATATCAAACTAATTAATGAGGAAGGTTTTGAACGTCATATTGATTCTTTAATTGATTCTTTAGAATATCAGGAAATATTTGGAGAAGATATTGTCCCATATCCAAGATTCTGGAACTCACCATGTGGCAGCACTACATCAATCTTTAAAAAGACAACCTCCTTTAGGATAGGTTCTGCTTCCAGTGATAACGTAACTTATTAA
- a CDS encoding chromophore lyase CpcT/CpeT has product MNGEHDKKITRFLNTLCGSYSNKKQAQKQPKVYAHINIYFRLLPWELFQSISLYSEQSYNYSPWSPYRQAVHKLSTDENNLLLENYEIYPSERFAGAGFNKQILLSIKKENLLIRKNCQMKFKEISKGTYVGSLKKAGKCIVERDGRKTYLVSKVKFNKSKFKTIDQGFDIETNKRLWGLEDGFFEFEKIR; this is encoded by the coding sequence ATGAATGGAGAGCATGATAAGAAAATTACTAGGTTTCTGAATACACTTTGTGGGAGTTATAGTAATAAGAAACAAGCTCAAAAACAGCCTAAAGTATACGCACATATCAACATATACTTTAGACTTCTACCATGGGAGTTGTTTCAAAGTATTAGCTTATATTCGGAGCAAAGTTATAACTATTCACCTTGGTCACCGTATAGACAAGCTGTCCATAAATTATCAACTGATGAAAATAATTTGTTATTAGAGAACTATGAAATATATCCATCGGAAAGATTTGCAGGTGCAGGCTTTAACAAACAGATTCTATTATCAATTAAAAAAGAAAATCTCTTAATTAGAAAAAATTGCCAAATGAAATTTAAAGAGATAAGCAAAGGAACATATGTTGGATCTTTAAAAAAAGCTGGTAAATGTATTGTAGAGAGAGATGGTAGGAAAACATATTTAGTGAGCAAGGTGAAGTTTAATAAGAGCAAATTCAAAACTATAGATCAAGGATTCGATATTGAAACAAATAAAAGATTATGGGGATTAGAGGATGGCTTTTTCGAGTTTGAAAAAATACGTTAA
- a CDS encoding FGGY-family carbohydrate kinase yields MSSNAPLVLGIDLGTSGVRIALINNRYEIEHFSSINYLDGLENCEGWKKSCMILINEIPSQIKERLIGCSIAGTSGTLMGCDYAGNALGKALPYFKKYIVKNKFLQEHSTNIPLPDGIGRAFHLINIFGEEILLRHQADWISGWLLDDWTWGEEGNNIKLGWDLLKKSWPKSFKKLSWLNALPKIVSSGKIIGKISSIRAKELNLPKKLQIIAGTTDSNAAVLATDAAASEGITILGSTIVIKRFAEFPLKGKGITNHLVAGQWLVGGASNAGCSVLKKFFNDKSLIELSRQINPESDSGLTLLPLLYKGERFPIDDPNLEPILEPRPVSDSLYLHGLLEGLARIEAQGWEKMKEMQLGKPTKIITIGGGAKNPQWRRIRERQIGIPIHSCSRQAAEGVARLAWKGII; encoded by the coding sequence ATGTCATCCAATGCACCACTTGTGCTAGGAATAGACCTTGGCACAAGTGGTGTTCGTATAGCTTTAATTAATAATAGATATGAGATAGAACATTTTTCATCCATTAATTATTTAGATGGTTTAGAGAACTGCGAGGGCTGGAAAAAAAGCTGCATGATACTAATTAATGAAATACCTTCTCAGATAAAAGAAAGGCTAATTGGATGTTCTATTGCTGGTACTTCAGGGACACTAATGGGGTGTGATTATGCAGGCAATGCTCTTGGGAAAGCATTGCCATATTTCAAAAAATACATCGTAAAAAACAAGTTTTTGCAAGAGCATTCCACAAACATTCCTCTTCCAGATGGTATTGGAAGAGCATTTCACTTGATTAATATTTTTGGAGAAGAAATCTTACTAAGACATCAGGCAGACTGGATTAGCGGATGGTTACTAGATGATTGGACATGGGGAGAGGAAGGAAACAATATCAAACTTGGCTGGGATCTTTTAAAGAAATCATGGCCAAAAAGTTTCAAGAAGCTTTCTTGGCTAAATGCTCTTCCAAAAATTGTCTCTAGTGGAAAAATAATTGGGAAAATTTCATCAATCAGAGCAAAAGAATTAAATCTTCCTAAAAAACTACAAATCATAGCAGGAACTACTGACTCCAATGCTGCTGTACTTGCAACAGATGCAGCTGCTTCTGAAGGTATTACCATTTTAGGCAGCACTATTGTAATCAAACGTTTTGCAGAGTTTCCGCTTAAAGGCAAAGGAATTACAAACCATTTAGTTGCTGGGCAATGGCTAGTAGGAGGAGCTTCCAATGCAGGTTGCTCAGTTCTTAAAAAATTTTTTAATGATAAAAGTTTAATTGAATTGAGTAGACAAATTAATCCCGAATCAGATAGTGGTTTAACGCTGCTACCTCTTCTATACAAAGGGGAACGGTTCCCTATTGATGACCCCAATTTAGAACCAATTCTTGAGCCAAGACCAGTTAGTGACTCTCTATATCTTCATGGACTACTTGAAGGTCTTGCAAGAATCGAAGCACAAGGTTGGGAAAAAATGAAGGAAATGCAGTTAGGAAAGCCAACAAAAATAATTACTATTGGTGGAGGTGCTAAGAACCCTCAATGGAGAAGAATTAGGGAAAGACAAATTGGCATACCCATTCATAGCTGCTCAAGGCAAGCAGCAGAAGGGGTTGCACGTCTTGCATGGAAAGGAATTATATAG
- a CDS encoding phycobiliprotein lyase, with product MEIETFVAKSQGEWVSMRSGHSLAFKQFEEVISTIKIKQIPKEDSKVIDFLKKNGYSERETPSPFEIFWEGESNWDGNDDTLSGSSLLIPIPNSNNEGIILRSAGYAEKGSAISKYKFLSDHTFVLSTEYEQIIAEERIWFINSNTRCRSSVLFSKESKGILQTSFASEIRIINE from the coding sequence ATGGAGATTGAGACATTTGTAGCTAAAAGCCAAGGAGAATGGGTTTCAATGAGAAGTGGGCACTCATTAGCATTTAAACAATTTGAAGAAGTTATTAGCACTATCAAAATCAAACAAATTCCAAAAGAAGACTCAAAAGTTATAGATTTTTTGAAAAAAAATGGATATTCAGAACGCGAGACTCCATCTCCATTCGAAATTTTTTGGGAAGGAGAATCTAACTGGGATGGCAATGATGATACTTTAAGTGGATCAAGCCTATTGATTCCTATTCCAAACTCTAATAATGAAGGAATTATTTTAAGGAGCGCAGGATATGCTGAAAAAGGAAGTGCAATCTCAAAATACAAATTTCTTTCAGATCATACTTTCGTTCTATCAACCGAATACGAGCAAATAATTGCAGAAGAACGTATTTGGTTCATTAACTCAAATACAAGATGCCGTTCCTCCGTTCTTTTTTCAAAAGAATCAAAGGGAATTCTTCAAACTTCCTTTGCCTCAGAAATACGTATAATTAACGAATAA